In Thiovulum sp. ES, a single genomic region encodes these proteins:
- a CDS encoding ATP-dependent protease La (PFAM: ATP-dependent protease La (LON) domain; ATPase family associated with various cellular activities (AAA); Lon protease (S16) C-terminal proteolytic domain~TIGRFAM: ATP-dependent protease La): MHTINFSELPKKIPVIAETDSFLYPFMISPIFLQDETNIETIEFAMDENLPIIIAPVKKEGEDSEDFIDSIYPAGVIGTVMRKVALPEGKVKILFQGVRKVEITSVIGNDIRVASYSPIAPMPYNESKVNAILEVLKERAEALSKISQKFPSDMLNTINDSSEIERIGDLIVSTLNLSLKDAYDIFVNRDFEDRLFTIIGKIDDEVEASKIQKDIKSKVQSKMAKHNKEHFLKEQMKQIQKELGVDTQRDEEIAEYRKKLEAKKKFIKEEAYKEIEKQLNRLSRMHPESADANTIQTYIEWVLEIPFGKESKKKLKIADVETQLNEDHYSLKKPKDRILEYFAVKELMELRGIEQEKGKGRGAILCFVGPPGVGKTSLANSIADAMKRSLVRIALGGLEDVNELRGHRRTYVGAMPGRISQGLIEAKEMNPVVVLDEIDKVGRSHRGDPTAVMLEILDPEQNSNFRDYYLNFDLDLSKVTFIATANDVGSIPSALRDRMEFISVASYTPQEKFQIAKKYLVPQELKKHGLKNAEISISKKALEDIISLYTREAGVRNLRRRLAEIMRKSARKIIENNSPKISISVKNLKEFLDKTVFEIEKIENKPKIGVVYGLAWTAVGGDILKIEVSKNSGKGGMKLTGKLGEVMKESGIIAMSVVKTLFDSGFIKSEEENAFAKYDIHIHVPDGATPKDGPSAGITMTTAIASIFSERKVRGDTAMTGEISLHGDVMPIGGLKEKLIAAHKGGIAYALIPKKNYERDLVDIPDEVKDSMKIIPVTKIEEVLDHMLI; this comes from the coding sequence ATTGGAACAGTGATGAGAAAAGTCGCTTTGCCTGAGGGGAAAGTGAAAATTCTTTTTCAGGGTGTCCGAAAAGTTGAAATAACATCTGTGATAGGTAATGATATTAGAGTTGCAAGTTACTCCCCAATCGCACCAATGCCTTATAATGAAAGTAAAGTAAATGCGATTTTAGAAGTTTTAAAAGAGAGAGCTGAAGCATTATCTAAAATAAGTCAAAAATTTCCATCAGATATGTTAAATACAATAAATGATTCTTCAGAAATCGAGAGAATTGGCGACCTCATCGTTAGTACTTTAAATCTCTCTCTTAAAGATGCTTATGATATTTTTGTAAATAGAGATTTTGAGGACCGACTCTTCACGATTATTGGAAAAATTGACGATGAGGTTGAGGCTTCCAAAATTCAAAAAGATATTAAGTCAAAAGTTCAAAGCAAAATGGCGAAGCACAACAAAGAGCATTTCTTAAAAGAACAGATGAAACAGATTCAGAAAGAGCTTGGTGTTGATACTCAAAGAGACGAAGAGATTGCCGAATATCGAAAAAAGCTTGAGGCAAAAAAGAAATTTATTAAAGAAGAAGCCTACAAAGAGATTGAAAAACAGCTAAATCGTCTCTCTCGAATGCACCCAGAATCTGCTGATGCAAACACAATTCAAACTTATATTGAGTGGGTTCTTGAAATTCCATTTGGTAAAGAATCAAAAAAGAAACTCAAAATTGCTGATGTCGAAACTCAGTTGAATGAAGATCACTACTCACTTAAAAAACCGAAAGACCGAATTCTTGAATATTTTGCAGTGAAAGAGTTGATGGAACTTCGTGGAATTGAGCAGGAAAAAGGCAAAGGTCGTGGTGCTATTTTATGTTTTGTTGGACCTCCAGGAGTTGGTAAAACTTCACTTGCAAACTCTATCGCGGATGCAATGAAACGGTCGCTTGTCCGAATTGCACTTGGCGGACTTGAAGATGTAAATGAGCTACGGGGACATCGTCGAACTTATGTCGGAGCTATGCCTGGACGAATCAGCCAAGGTCTTATTGAAGCCAAAGAGATGAATCCTGTTGTTGTTCTTGATGAAATTGATAAAGTTGGTCGTTCTCACCGTGGAGACCCGACAGCCGTCATGTTAGAAATTCTTGATCCAGAACAGAATTCAAATTTCCGTGATTACTATCTCAATTTTGATTTGGATTTGTCAAAAGTTACTTTTATTGCAACAGCAAATGATGTTGGTTCAATTCCGTCCGCACTTCGAGACAGAATGGAATTTATTTCAGTGGCAAGTTACACACCACAAGAGAAATTTCAAATCGCAAAAAAATATCTTGTTCCGCAAGAGTTAAAAAAACATGGTCTGAAAAATGCGGAAATCTCGATCTCCAAAAAAGCACTTGAAGATATTATTTCACTTTACACTCGAGAAGCAGGAGTCCGAAATTTACGGCGACGACTTGCTGAAATCATGCGAAAAAGTGCTAGAAAAATTATCGAAAACAATTCGCCTAAAATCTCAATTTCTGTTAAAAATCTTAAAGAGTTTCTTGATAAAACTGTTTTTGAAATCGAAAAAATTGAGAACAAACCAAAAATCGGTGTTGTTTATGGTTTAGCTTGGACTGCTGTTGGTGGAGATATTCTTAAAATTGAAGTTTCCAAAAACAGTGGAAAAGGTGGAATGAAACTCACTGGAAAACTTGGTGAAGTTATGAAAGAATCAGGAATTATTGCAATGAGTGTTGTAAAGACTCTTTTTGATTCTGGATTTATTAAAAGTGAAGAAGAGAATGCTTTTGCAAAATATGATATTCATATCCATGTTCCTGATGGTGCGACTCCAAAAGATGGTCCAAGTGCAGGTATCACAATGACAACAGCAATTGCATCGATATTTTCAGAGAGAAAAGTTCGGGGAGACACAGCGATGACTGGAGAAATTTCTCTTCACGGTGATGTTATGCCAATTGGCGGATTGAAAGAGAAACTTATCGCAGCACACAAAGGCGGAATTGCTTATGCACTAATTCCAAAAAAGAACTACGAAAGAGATTTAGTGGATATTCCCGATGAGGTCAAAGACTCCATGAAAATCATTCCTGTAACAAAAATCGAAGAAGTTTTAGATCATATGCTAATTTAA
- a CDS encoding NADH dehydrogenase, FAD-containing subunit (PFAM: Pyridine nucleotide-disulphide oxidoreductase) — protein sequence MKKLRKNIVVLGGGFAGVESAIELGKERNFNVTLVSNRPYLYVYPTSIWVPVGKSTFADVTVPLNKIAKNRNFNFVEDSVSEIFGTENYVTLESGKQLEFDYLIVAMGADKLKSEGSENTLSICGEPEESLDIQKKLDLLIAKGSGKIAMGFGANPKDKSAVRGGPAFELMFNVHNRLKNEGIRDQFELTFFAPMPVPGARMGDKPVETMNMMFDMINMKKRFGKKIKRFEADRVVFEDDSELESDLIVYVSALTGHKTVVNSDLPVDESGFIEVNEFCEVKGFDNVYAVGDIAKLTGPEWKAKQGHIAEVMARNSARNIVIKENDLPFQKESYIHHLNILCVMDSGDGAGFLLRDDKRQIFVPLPIIGHWLKRGWGLYAKWSKLGYIPRIPGM from the coding sequence ATGAAAAAACTTAGAAAAAATATTGTTGTTTTAGGTGGGGGATTTGCAGGAGTCGAATCTGCGATTGAGTTAGGAAAAGAGAGGAATTTTAATGTAACTCTTGTTTCTAACAGACCATATTTGTATGTTTATCCAACATCGATTTGGGTTCCAGTTGGGAAAAGCACTTTTGCTGATGTAACAGTTCCATTAAATAAAATTGCAAAAAACAGAAATTTTAATTTCGTGGAAGATAGTGTTTCTGAAATATTTGGAACTGAAAATTATGTAACTTTAGAGAGTGGAAAGCAACTTGAGTTTGATTATTTAATTGTTGCAATGGGTGCAGACAAATTAAAATCAGAAGGTTCTGAAAATACACTTTCAATTTGTGGAGAGCCTGAAGAATCTCTTGATATTCAGAAGAAATTAGATTTATTAATTGCAAAGGGTAGTGGAAAAATTGCAATGGGATTTGGTGCAAACCCAAAGGATAAATCTGCTGTTCGAGGTGGTCCTGCTTTTGAATTGATGTTTAATGTTCATAACAGATTAAAAAATGAAGGAATTCGAGATCAGTTTGAATTGACTTTTTTCGCTCCTATGCCTGTTCCTGGTGCAAGAATGGGAGACAAACCAGTTGAAACAATGAACATGATGTTTGACATGATAAATATGAAAAAACGATTTGGAAAAAAGATCAAAAGATTTGAAGCGGATAGAGTTGTATTTGAAGATGATTCTGAATTGGAAAGCGACCTCATCGTATATGTTTCAGCACTTACTGGACATAAAACAGTTGTAAATTCAGATTTACCAGTTGATGAGAGCGGATTTATCGAAGTGAATGAGTTTTGTGAAGTGAAAGGTTTTGATAATGTTTATGCTGTTGGTGATATTGCAAAATTGACAGGACCAGAGTGGAAAGCAAAACAGGGACACATCGCTGAAGTTATGGCTCGAAATAGTGCTAGAAATATTGTTATTAAAGAGAATGATCTACCTTTCCAAAAAGAGAGTTATATTCATCATTTAAATATTCTCTGTGTTATGGATAGCGGTGATGGAGCTGGTTTCCTTCTTCGGGATGATAAAAGACAAATTTTTGTGCCACTTCCGATTATTGGACACTGGCTAAAAAGAGGATGGGGACTCTATGCAAAATGGAGTAAATTAGGCTATATTCCGCGAATTCCAGGTATGTAG
- a CDS encoding RNA methyltransferase, RsmD family (PFAM: Conserved hypothetical protein 95~TIGRFAM: RNA methyltransferase, RsmD family), which yields MKNSIKIDGGKYKGQKIELPNIETTRPSKSIVRNSIFDTLQTEIAGRDFVELFAGSGSVGFEALSRGANRVFFFEQNREALKTLKRNQRNFSEEIQILEGDSFQNFSKISNELEDAILYIDPPFSIREGMENIYQKTIELFERPHRNIGILIFEHLSSEKFPEKIGELEKVKSKKFGKTTLSYYS from the coding sequence TTGAAAAACTCTATCAAAATTGATGGCGGAAAATACAAAGGTCAAAAAATAGAGTTACCGAATATTGAAACAACTCGCCCATCAAAATCGATTGTCCGAAATTCTATTTTCGACACTTTGCAAACCGAAATAGCGGGTCGGGATTTTGTTGAGCTTTTTGCAGGTAGCGGTTCTGTTGGTTTTGAAGCTTTAAGTCGTGGTGCAAATAGAGTTTTCTTTTTTGAACAAAATCGTGAAGCATTAAAAACTCTAAAAAGAAACCAAAGAAATTTTTCCGAAGAAATTCAAATTCTTGAAGGTGATTCTTTTCAAAATTTCTCAAAGATATCTAATGAATTAGAAGATGCAATATTGTATATCGATCCACCTTTCTCAATTCGTGAAGGTATGGAAAATATTTATCAAAAAACAATTGAACTTTTTGAAAGACCTCATCGCAATATCGGAATTTTGATTTTTGAACATTTGTCAAGTGAAAAATTTCCAGAAAAAATAGGTGAACTTGAGAAAGTAAAAAGTAAAAAGTTTGGAAAAACAACACTTTCCTACTACTCGTAA
- a CDS encoding hypothetical protein (PFAM: Domain of unknown function (DUF2172)), protein MKHEFDKYLKKLFPITRSITGDGNRETLQILQEIIPLQILEFPTGQKVFDWEIPKEWKIRDAWIKNSRGEKIIDFQNSNLHVVSYSQPIHFKGKLSDFSDKLHFLEELPDAIPYRTTYYKEDWGFCLSHNDFREFFDENEEYELFIDSELFDGSLSIGELLIEGKSKKEYLISSYICHPSMANDSLSGVLVSAFLGRELLKRDLEFSYRIIFVPETIGAITYLANFQNEMRKIDSGLVVTTTGGLGDFGYKQSWNKNHFLNAFVDEVLSKKGDFKTYPFDIHGSDERQYSSGGFRINCVNISKDRYYEYPEYHTSLDNLDFVLPENLEKSFQLHIKLIEKMEMNITYKNLFPNGEVMLSKHDLYPKTGGAILPNENISALDIILWILFYADGKTDLFEISQKIGTKLELVYKEAKQLEEKGILKRV, encoded by the coding sequence TTGAAACACGAATTTGATAAATATTTAAAAAAACTTTTCCCAATTACACGAAGTATTACAGGAGACGGAAATCGAGAAACTCTCCAAATTTTACAAGAAATTATTCCGCTACAAATTTTAGAATTTCCGACTGGACAGAAAGTTTTTGATTGGGAAATTCCAAAAGAGTGGAAAATCCGTGATGCTTGGATTAAAAATAGTCGTGGTGAAAAAATTATTGATTTTCAAAATTCAAATTTGCATGTTGTTTCATATTCTCAGCCAATTCATTTTAAGGGTAAGTTGTCTGATTTTTCCGACAAACTCCATTTTTTAGAAGAGCTTCCTGATGCAATTCCATATCGAACAACTTATTACAAAGAGGATTGGGGATTTTGCCTTTCTCACAATGATTTTAGAGAATTTTTCGATGAAAATGAGGAATATGAGCTTTTTATTGACTCTGAACTTTTTGACGGTTCTCTTTCAATTGGAGAACTTTTAATCGAGGGAAAATCGAAAAAAGAGTATTTGATTTCTTCATATATTTGTCATCCATCAATGGCAAATGATAGTTTAAGTGGAGTTCTTGTTTCTGCATTTTTAGGGCGAGAATTATTAAAAAGAGATTTGGAATTTTCTTACCGAATTATTTTTGTGCCTGAAACAATTGGTGCAATTACATATTTAGCAAATTTCCAAAATGAAATGAGAAAAATCGACTCTGGTTTGGTCGTAACAACAACTGGTGGACTTGGTGATTTTGGATACAAACAGAGTTGGAATAAAAATCATTTTTTGAATGCTTTTGTCGATGAGGTTCTTTCTAAGAAAGGAGATTTCAAAACCTATCCTTTTGATATTCACGGTAGCGACGAACGGCAATACTCTTCTGGTGGCTTCAGAATAAATTGTGTAAATATTTCAAAAGATCGATATTACGAATATCCAGAATATCACACAAGTTTAGATAATTTGGATTTTGTTCTTCCCGAAAATTTAGAAAAAAGTTTTCAGCTTCACATAAAATTAATTGAGAAAATGGAAATGAATATCACTTACAAAAATCTGTTTCCAAATGGTGAAGTTATGCTTTCAAAACATGATTTGTATCCAAAAACAGGCGGTGCAATTCTTCCAAACGAAAATATTTCTGCGCTCGATATTATTTTATGGATTCTATTTTATGCCGATGGAAAAACAGATTTGTTTGAGATTTCACAAAAAATTGGAACTAAATTAGAATTAGTTTATAAAGAAGCCAAGCAGTTAGAAGAGAAAGGAATTTTGAAAAGAGTTTGA
- a CDS encoding radical SAM superfamily enzyme (PFAM: Radical SAM superfamily~TIGRFAM: radical SAM additional 4Fe4S-binding domain), whose product MAEEKYVPINKGHFELDTAERTENFYKKLGSGWVGDYTKYRSSWSELPKKREVREYPILVDLELASACNLNCPMCYTITDEFKSKVKKGFMDFELFKKIIDEVSEKVFAIRLSLRGEATLHKNFIEAVKYAKSKGIQEVSTLTHGGKLDLEFFKKIAEAGIDWITISIDGTDDEYDKIRKPLTFKDTIKRLNEINQYKKENNLQKPVIKVQGIWPAIRPNPTKYYNTVAPLVDLVAYNPLIDYLRKDDEIVYEDNFACPQLYQRIVVGSDGQVMMCSNDEDGDEIIGDAYTQTIHEIWHSEKLNKIRDIHNQKDGFKTMKVCRQCYYPRKMVPDEPAKIGDRDIIVENYVNRKQEIGE is encoded by the coding sequence ATGGCAGAAGAGAAATATGTTCCTATAAATAAAGGTCATTTTGAATTAGATACAGCTGAAAGAACGGAAAATTTTTATAAAAAACTTGGTTCTGGCTGGGTTGGAGATTACACAAAATATCGTTCATCATGGAGTGAACTACCAAAAAAAAGAGAAGTCCGAGAATATCCTATTCTGGTTGATTTGGAATTAGCTTCTGCTTGTAATTTAAACTGTCCAATGTGTTACACGATTACAGATGAATTTAAGTCTAAAGTCAAAAAAGGTTTTATGGATTTTGAGCTTTTCAAAAAAATTATTGATGAGGTCTCAGAAAAAGTTTTTGCTATTCGTCTTTCTCTTCGAGGAGAAGCAACTTTGCATAAAAATTTTATTGAAGCTGTAAAATATGCAAAGAGCAAGGGAATTCAAGAAGTTTCTACTTTAACACATGGCGGAAAATTAGATTTAGAGTTTTTTAAAAAAATTGCTGAAGCAGGAATTGATTGGATTACAATTTCAATTGATGGAACTGATGATGAGTATGACAAAATCAGAAAACCTCTTACTTTTAAAGATACAATCAAAAGGTTGAATGAAATAAACCAATATAAAAAAGAGAACAATCTCCAAAAGCCTGTAATTAAGGTTCAAGGAATTTGGCCAGCAATTAGACCAAATCCTACTAAATATTACAACACAGTTGCACCGCTTGTTGATTTAGTTGCATATAATCCTTTGATTGATTATTTGCGAAAAGATGATGAAATTGTTTATGAAGACAATTTTGCATGTCCTCAACTTTATCAAAGAATTGTTGTTGGTAGCGATGGTCAAGTTATGATGTGTAGTAATGATGAAGATGGTGATGAAATCATTGGAGATGCTTACACTCAAACAATTCATGAAATTTGGCATAGTGAAAAACTGAACAAAATTCGTGATATTCACAATCAAAAAGATGGGTTTAAAACAATGAAAGTTTGTCGTCAATGTTACTACCCAAGAAAGATGGTTCCAGATGAACCAGCAAAAATTGGAGATAGAGATATTATAGTTGAAAACTATGTAAATAGAAAACAAGAGATAGGGGAGTAA
- a CDS encoding putative carbamoyl transferase, NodU family (PFAM: Carbamoyltransferase): MKILSIYWGFSSSVSIYINGKVIVSISEERFTRLKNDDSFPQKSIDFCLKEANITVQELDFVAIASKEQFFHHQLNRVSKWKIEDYLKEQKEFWYKKIYDGNQEVQHHEIMKNLNDFSQYPKSYWKDNINNPETFPKDREQILADYLKIDVSKVFRIDHHKAHAYYSYYTSQFRKEKVLAFTIDGHGDGLNATIGIFDEVGNYKRVFETNQANIGRIYRYMTLLLGMKPNEHEFKVMGLAPYGKEKYAKKAYEIFANTIYIDGLEFKWKEKPKDSYFYFKEKLEGIRFDNIAWGLQTWVENLLTTWVKNAIKKFGISKIVISGGVAMNIKAMGKIAELYEVSDIFIGGSASDESMAISSGICLAEDITKQNNKEWSSEKLYPIDNLYLGSKATFEEEKEAVSELDINSFDVLEKFSNKEIAKLLANGKILARSVDKMEFGQRALGNRSILADPKDLRTKEKINQAIKNRDFWMPFAPVILDKYVDKYLYNNKNIFSPYMTVGFETTEEGYEAMISACHPADKTARPEMLSKHINPKLYELLEEFEELTGRGALLNTSFNLHGYPIVRTPQEAIYVLKNSELDGIILNNYLVLRR; the protein is encoded by the coding sequence ATGAAGATATTATCAATATACTGGGGGTTTTCTTCATCTGTATCTATTTATATAAATGGAAAAGTAATCGTTTCAATTTCAGAAGAGAGATTTACTCGACTAAAAAATGATGATTCTTTTCCACAAAAGTCAATAGATTTCTGTTTAAAAGAAGCAAATATTACAGTTCAAGAGCTTGATTTTGTTGCAATTGCATCAAAAGAGCAGTTTTTTCATCATCAGTTAAATCGAGTGTCAAAATGGAAAATTGAAGATTATTTAAAAGAACAAAAAGAATTTTGGTATAAAAAAATATACGACGGTAATCAAGAAGTTCAACATCATGAAATTATGAAAAACTTAAATGATTTTTCTCAATATCCAAAATCTTATTGGAAAGATAATATTAATAATCCTGAAACTTTTCCTAAAGATAGGGAGCAAATTTTGGCAGATTATCTGAAAATAGATGTCTCAAAAGTTTTTAGAATAGATCATCATAAAGCTCATGCTTATTACTCTTACTATACTTCCCAATTTAGAAAAGAAAAAGTTTTAGCATTTACAATAGATGGTCATGGTGATGGTTTGAATGCAACAATTGGAATTTTCGATGAGGTTGGAAACTATAAAAGAGTTTTTGAAACAAATCAAGCAAATATAGGTCGAATTTACAGATATATGACTCTTCTACTTGGAATGAAACCAAATGAACATGAATTTAAAGTTATGGGATTAGCTCCTTATGGAAAAGAGAAATATGCAAAAAAAGCTTATGAAATTTTTGCAAACACAATTTATATTGATGGTTTAGAATTCAAATGGAAAGAAAAACCAAAAGACAGCTATTTTTATTTTAAGGAAAAATTAGAAGGCATAAGATTTGACAATATTGCTTGGGGACTACAAACTTGGGTTGAAAATTTACTTACAACTTGGGTAAAAAATGCCATTAAAAAGTTTGGAATTTCAAAGATAGTTATTTCTGGTGGTGTTGCAATGAACATTAAAGCAATGGGAAAAATTGCTGAATTATATGAAGTTTCTGATATTTTTATTGGTGGTTCTGCAAGTGATGAATCTATGGCAATAAGTTCAGGAATATGTTTAGCTGAAGATATTACAAAACAGAACAACAAAGAATGGTCATCAGAAAAATTGTATCCAATTGATAATTTATATCTAGGTTCTAAAGCTACATTTGAAGAAGAAAAAGAAGCTGTAAGTGAATTAGATATAAATAGTTTTGATGTTTTAGAAAAGTTTTCTAATAAAGAAATTGCTAAGCTATTAGCTAATGGAAAAATTTTAGCTCGTTCTGTTGATAAAATGGAGTTCGGACAGAGGGCTTTAGGAAATCGTTCAATTTTAGCAGATCCAAAAGATTTAAGAACAAAAGAGAAAATTAATCAAGCTATAAAAAATAGAGATTTTTGGATGCCTTTTGCTCCTGTTATTTTGGATAAATATGTAGATAAATATCTTTACAATAATAAAAATATTTTTTCTCCATATATGACTGTTGGATTTGAAACGACAGAAGAAGGATATGAAGCTATGATTTCTGCTTGTCATCCTGCCGATAAAACAGCAAGACCAGAGATGTTGAGTAAACATATCAACCCTAAACTTTATGAGCTATTAGAAGAGTTTGAAGAGCTTACAGGTCGAGGAGCTTTATTGAATACAAGTTTTAATTTACATGGATATCCAATTGTAAGAACACCGCAAGAAGCTATTTATGTTTTAAAAAATAGCGAATTAGATGGTATTATTTTAAATAATTATTTGGTACTAAGGAGATAA
- a CDS encoding methylase involved in ubiquinone/menaquinone biosynthesis: protein MEHKAVEESVLDVYRRVSPSYREMGTEKDFHKNLEQRTAILTKLNLHPIWFKGKRVLEIGGGTGENSIFYSLWGADVTIVEPNEISCNRATELFKEFDKTLSTINKSLFDIEPNIFQDFDIIIAEGVLHHTFNTMKALDLILKNANKDTLIMIAIPEYHGWFKRNLQRKLISSVSGAENEIVENSKKYFQNHIDRAVKYGLRTEESVIYDTFVNPQIETTKLEEICFYFYKNKFNFYSSYPSMNIFFETQPWSKNRVNLFDYKTYVSYFKTLEKVWACSGEEDFKSEISNITGMFDRVDKEYGDLLELKTTINNKSFKVEDLKPIQNGYMGIGMNYFVGIKE, encoded by the coding sequence ATGGAACATAAGGCAGTAGAAGAATCTGTATTAGATGTATATAGAAGAGTCTCTCCAAGTTATAGAGAAATGGGGACAGAGAAAGATTTCCATAAAAACTTAGAACAGAGAACTGCAATTTTAACTAAGCTTAATCTTCATCCAATTTGGTTTAAAGGAAAAAGAGTTCTTGAAATTGGTGGTGGCACAGGAGAGAACTCAATCTTTTATTCTCTATGGGGTGCTGATGTAACAATCGTTGAGCCAAATGAGATAAGTTGTAATAGAGCAACAGAGCTATTTAAAGAGTTTGACAAAACTTTATCAACTATAAATAAAAGTCTTTTTGATATTGAACCAAATATATTTCAAGATTTTGACATTATTATTGCAGAGGGTGTCTTACATCATACATTTAATACTATGAAAGCTCTAGACCTGATTCTTAAGAATGCAAACAAAGACACTCTTATCATGATAGCTATACCAGAATATCATGGATGGTTTAAAAGAAATCTACAAAGAAAATTAATTTCTTCAGTATCTGGAGCAGAAAATGAAATTGTTGAAAACTCAAAAAAGTATTTTCAGAATCATATAGACAGAGCAGTTAAATATGGTCTTAGAACAGAAGAAAGTGTTATTTATGACACTTTTGTAAATCCACAAATTGAAACTACAAAGTTAGAAGAAATTTGTTTTTATTTTTATAAAAACAAGTTTAATTTTTACTCTTCGTATCCATCAATGAACATCTTTTTTGAAACACAGCCTTGGTCTAAAAATAGAGTAAACTTATTTGATTATAAAACATATGTTTCATATTTCAAAACTCTTGAAAAAGTTTGGGCTTGTAGTGGAGAAGAAGATTTTAAAAGTGAAATCTCCAATATAACTGGAATGTTTGACAGAGTTGATAAAGAGTATGGTGATTTACTTGAATTAAAGACTACAATAAACAATAAATCATTTAAAGTTGAGGATTTGAAACCTATTCAAAATGGGTACATGGGAATAGGAATGAACTATTTTGTTGGAATAAAGGAATAA